CTGCGGGCCTCGCGGGCGGGCAGCGTCGTGACGGTCAGTTCGGACGCGGCCGCCGAGGCGTACGAGACGTGGGGCGGTTACGGGGCGTCGAAGGCGGCGCTGGACCAGCTGGTGGCGGTGCTCGCCGTGGAGGAGCCGGGGCTGCGGGTCTGGGCGGTGGATCCCGGGGACATGGCCACGGACCTGTACGCGGCGGCCGCACCGGACGATCACGATCCGCGACCGGCGCCGACGACGGTCGTGCCGGGGTTCCTGCGGCTGCTGGACGAGCGGCCGGCGAGCGGGCGGTACGGGGCTCCGGCTCTGGTGAACGGGGTCCGATGACGCCGGCCGTGCGGATACCGGAGGAGTTGTCGGCCCGGGTGCCGGTCGAGCAGCGGGAGCCCGGGCTGGACCGGGACGCCGTGCGGATGCTGGTGTCCCGGGGTGTCGAGGCGGCGCATCACACGTTCCGGGAGCTGCCGCGGCTGTTGCGGGCCGGGGATCTGCTCGTGGTCAACACCTCGGCCACGCTGGCGGCGGCCGTGGACGGGTGGATCGGGCACGCGCGCGTGGTGGTGCATTTCTCCACGCGCGGGGACGACGGCCGCTGGGCGGTGGAGCTGCGGGAGCCCGACGGGCGGGGCACCACGCGCGCGCGTGCGGGTGGGCCCGCGGGTACGCAGGTGTGCCTGCCGGGAGGCGGGGCGCTGGTTCTGGAGGAGCCGCTGAGCGGGCGGCTGTGGTGGGCGCGGGTCGCCGGGCCTGACGTGCCGGGGCTGCTACGGGAGCACGGGCGGCCCATTCGCTACGCCTATACGGAGCGGGACCAGCCGCTGTCCGTCTACCAGACGGTGTTCGCGGTGCCGTCTCCGGACGGGTCGGGCAGTGCGGAGATGCCGAGTGCGGCGCGGCCCTTCACGGCGCGGTTGGTGGCGGAGCTGGTGAGCCGGGGGGTGCAGTTCGCGCCGGTCACGCTGCACACGGGCGTGGCGTCGGCGGAGGTGCACGAGCCGCCGTATCCGGAGCGCTTCGCGGTGCCCGAGGCGTCGGCGCGGCTGATCAACGCCGCGAAGGCCGGTGGAGGCCGGGTCGTGGCGGTCGGGACGACGGCGGTGCGGGCCGTGGAGTCGGCGGTGGGCGCCGACGGGGTCGTACGCGCGCGTGCGGGATGGACGGATCTCGTCGTCACCCCGCAGCGCGGGGTGCGGGTGGTGGACGGGCTGCTGACCGGGCTGCACGAGCCGGAGGCCTCGCATCTGCTGATGCTGGAGGCGGTCGCCGGGCGGGAGGCGATCGAGCAGGGCTACGACGCTGCGCTCCAGGGCCGCTACCTGTGGCACGAGTTCGGGGACGTGCACCTCGTCCTGCCGTAGAAAGGGCTGTGGCGGACCTTCGGTCCTCTTTGCCTCATCGACGCGCCGGTCGGCCACTTCGGCCCGCTGCGGCAGTTCACCCTGGCCAACTCCCACCACCGCAGCCACACCGCGCAGACGCAGGCCCTGCACCGCTACCTACGCCGGCGCAACGCCAATCCCGCCATCCCGACATGCTCTCCGCCCAGCGCAATGCGCCCGCATCCGCATCCGCATCCGCATCAGCAGCGAGAAAGGCATCCGCTGGGGCCGACGCCCCTCGCCGCCGCAGCCTGACCGCTCAACCCGGTGGCCCGGAAACGATCACTGGGCAGCTCAGCCATGGGCCACGCTTGTCGGGCCGGGAGGCGGTGGGACAGGGTCAGCCGATGTCACGGACGTGGTAGGGAGTATGCCTTTGTCCCCCGTGCCCGGTGCCGCTTTGCGTACGACCAGGTCACCGAGGTCATCAAGGCCGGGATGGCGAACAGCGGGGCGAAAGCGAAGCCCCAGACGGTCTGTGCCGTACCGCTCGACATGTACGTCTGGCTCTCGGCGGTGAAAGCGACCACGAGTTGCCACAGTGCCACCAGGACCAGGACGCCCGAGGCGGACCAGGCCAGCGGGGCGAGGACCCTGGGGTGCAGCGGCCTCCACCGGTCGCTGACCAGCAACAGCGGAAACAGAGCGGCCAGCTCGGTGAGGACGGAGAGGCCGACGACGTATGCGATGCCCCAGCCGGGGATGTCGAAGACGTCGCGCAGCACCTGGTCGCTGTAGCCCACATGGACACCGGACGCCATGGCGATGCGCCACAGGCCGGACGGGACGGCACACAGAGCGATGGCGTGGGCGGCGCGGCGAGCCCAGGCAGGCGCAGGTGTTGAGGCGGGGTGAGGGGCGGTCGCTGTCGTCATGACGTACATGCTGGCCCTGGACATGGCAGCCACGCTTCGTCCGCTACGGCGGACCGTATCCGCCCTGCGGATGAGGACGCACCCGCTGAGGGAGGACCTGAGGAGGGCTCAATCGCCGCACAAGCCGGGTTATCCAACCGTCCGGCGATCTGCTGGGCGACCTGGCCGGCGTCGACGAGGTCCTCGCCCTGAGCGCGATCCCGGTCAGCCGGCCGCGCTGGAGACCGGCGGCGTCCATCAGCTGGCAGTCCACGGCGCGCAGATCGGCGTACGGTCACGGACTCGGGCAGGGAGCGGGGGACGGCGGGGCGGGGGTCGATGCCGCGGGCCCGGTCGGTGGCCAGGCGTCCGGCGCGGCCGCCCAGCAGGCGCTGCACGGTGGCGGCCGGGACGGCGGCGACCAAGCCGACGCTGGGGATGCCGTAGTCGCGCAAGGCGTCGGCCTGGCGGGGTCCGATGCCGTGCAGGGCGTCGACGGGCAGCGGAGCGAGCCATGCGCCGACCTGGTCGAGGGCGATGGCGAGGACGCCGCCGGGTGGATCGCGTCTGTCTCATGCGGGCCGGAGTCAGCCCGACCGCTTCCACTGGGCGAATGCGGAGACGGTGGGATAACCCGCCCCCACCAAACAGGGGGGAATTACCCGCTCCGTCGTCACTCTCCGGGGTCACACTGACCGAAAGCCTTCGACCAGGGCTCGATCAGTGCATCTCACGCGGCCGGCCATCACTTCTCAGTCAGGTTCAGACCCAGCGGAGATTGACACAGCGAGCGCTCACCAGCCGTTGAATGCGAACCCAGACCGGCACAGCTTGTCCCAGAGCAGAGAGACGGCCCGTACATCGTCCGCACCCGGCAGTCGGCACAGCCCGGGCGAGAGCGAGTTGCGTAACCGAGCGAGGCGGAGTTGTACGAGCGGGCCACCGAGCAGGGCCGTGCGGTCGCGCGTATCTCCGGACTTTGACCCAAGACCGTGGGTGCCGTCGGTCGTGCTTCGACCGATGAAGTCCCCCAGCCGGAGCTCCTGGCACCCCAAACACGCTCAAGCGCCGTGGCAGGTTCCTCACGCTGAGCATCGCTTGTGCAACCAGCGGTGAGACCGCGTCCCTGCCGATGTGAGCCCGCGCA
This region of Streptomyces caelestis genomic DNA includes:
- a CDS encoding S-adenosylmethionine:tRNA ribosyltransferase-isomerase, which produces MTPAVRIPEELSARVPVEQREPGLDRDAVRMLVSRGVEAAHHTFRELPRLLRAGDLLVVNTSATLAAAVDGWIGHARVVVHFSTRGDDGRWAVELREPDGRGTTRARAGGPAGTQVCLPGGGALVLEEPLSGRLWWARVAGPDVPGLLREHGRPIRYAYTERDQPLSVYQTVFAVPSPDGSGSAEMPSAARPFTARLVAELVSRGVQFAPVTLHTGVASAEVHEPPYPERFAVPEASARLINAAKAGGGRVVAVGTTAVRAVESAVGADGVVRARAGWTDLVVTPQRGVRVVDGLLTGLHEPEASHLLMLEAVAGREAIEQGYDAALQGRYLWHEFGDVHLVLP